The genomic DNA AATACGCCTATAGAAGTACAGCCATCTACCGTTGCAGCTTCCTCGATTTCCAGGGGAATCGATTTGACGAACCCATGGAACAGGAATAGCGACATCGGAGCTCCCAGCCCGAGATAAGTGATGATCAGACCCAGCTTGCTATTATTGACGCCCAATTCATTCACGATTCTCATGAGCGGAATCATGATCGATTGGAACGGGATAACCATCGCGGCGATGAACAGAAAGAACAACAGACGATTGAACAAGGTGTTGGCCCGAACCATGCGATAAGCGCCCATGGCGCTTAACAAAGCCAGAATGACTACGCTGATCACGGTGATGACCAATGAATTCGTAAACGCTTGGGGAAACCGCGTCAGCTCCCATGCTTTCGTAAAGTTGCTCCATTGAAACGCCGTCGGCCAGCTGGCCGAGTTCGACATAATCTCGCCAAACGTCTTGACGGAGTTGACGAGCAGGAAATAGAACGGCGACAAGAAGAGCAGAGCAACGATAACCATGATAATCTCCGTTGCGAACAGGCGACCGGAATATCTTTTTTGCATTATGCCTCGACCTCCTTCTTCTTCGTCAGCGCCACCTGAACGATCGTAATAATCGCGACGATCACGAAGAACAGCATGGCCTTCGCCGTACCCAGACCGTACCGGTTATTCTGGAAGGCTTCCGCATAAACGTTCATGGCGACCGATTCGGTGGATTTAAATGGTCCGCCTTTGGTCAGCGAGAGGTTAAGGTCGAACATTTTAAACGCCCAGGAAATCGCCAGGAACAAACAAATCGTAACGGCAGGCATGATGAGCGGAACAATGATGCTGCGCAGCATCTGCCAGCGATTGGCCCCATCGATTTCCGCGGCCTCCATAATCTCGGTCGGCACATTCGTCAGCGAGGAAATGTAGACGACCATGAGGTAACCCGCGGTTTGCCATATGAACACAATCGTAATGCCCCAGAAGCCGGTAACGGAATCTCCCAGCCACGGAAGGCCGAAGAACGACCAGCCCGTAACGTCATACATTGTGCTAAAGCCTTTGATAAAAATAAACTGCCAAATAAATCCGAGCAGCAAACCGCCGATGACGTTAGGCATGAAAAATATCGTTCGCAAAATATTGCGCAGCTTCAACGCCTTTGTCAAAAAATAAGCGAGGAAAAATCCGACAACGTTCGTTAAGACGATACCGACCAAGGTGAATCTGGTAGTAAACCAGAACGATGACCAGAAATCAGGATCATTCGTAAATATCGTTTTGAAATTGGCCAAGCCTACCCAATTGACTGTTCCCGCCACGCCATTCCAGTCTGTCAGCGAGTAATACATGCCGAGGAAGAACGGAATAACCATGATGACTGTGAAGAACAGCAGGACCGGTCCTACAAAAAACAACTGCAGCCCCCATCCCGACAATCTTCTCTTACTCATGGCGCAGCCCCCTTTCTTTATACCGAAAAACTAGTGTATTGTCATTATGACTTGAATTGGCTACGATAAACACCGACAGAGGTGAACACTCAGGTGCAATTTATTGATCGGGGGAAAAAATATTGAAGTGGAACAGCATACGCGCTAAACTGATCATTTTTCTACTCCTGGCTACCGTCATACCGATCGTGACCACGATGTTTGTTACTTATTCCTATACGGCCCATTCACTCAGAACAAGGGTCGCTGAAGAAGATACGAAGCTGCTGTACCAAGGCGGAAGGCATATCGTTAATTTGGTGGAGGATTTGAACCGCAGCTCTTCCAATGTATTCTCCATCTCCAATCAGCTCAAGGCCGGGTACGAGGATGTGCAGAGCGATTCCCGCGTTTACGCCGTGTTATCCAATATCGCGACGTCCGTACCGGATATTTTCCAGGTGTATTTGTACGAGAACGGTAACCGCAAAGCAACGCTGGTGACGCTCAACACCCCGCAGCGCAATTACAACACCGACGTTTATACCGATGTGCTGACCGAAGACCGTCCTACCGTATGGGTGCAAACAAGCCATATGAGCCATACTTACGGACTTAAGGCTTTGCAGCCGCGCTACCCTTCGCGGCCGGTATTTACGCTTCATCGAAGAATCGAAAATGTACCCTCAAGCGAGGTGATCGGATATTTATCTATCGACGTCAGCTTGACGGCGTTGACCGACATCGTCGACCAACTGTATAACAAGGAACGAGAGAAAATTTTCATCGTTGACGAAAATGGGGATTTAATCTATACCGATGAGCAGAGCATGCTCGGCGAGCCGCTGCAGGAGAGCTGGTATTCGGAGGTGATCTCCGCCTCGGGCCGAACGAGCGGAAATTTCGAGCAGGACGGCAGCTTGTTCATCTACAACCGGATGGCGGGAAAAGGCATGAACTGGACGATCGTAAAACAGATCCCCGTGTCTTATTTGGTCCGGGAAGCGAATCATGCCGCAGGGATCAACCTGCTGCTGCTCGCTGTTTCATTAATAGTCATTGCCGCGGCGACCATCATCATCTCGGTGCGTATCACCGCTCCGATCAAGCAGCTCGGCAAATATATGAACCAGATCCAATCCGGTAACTTGAATGTGGATATTCAGCCGGCCAGCAATGATGAGATCGGCGCCGTCATGCTACGTTTCCGCAGTATGATGGACACGCTCAACAACCTGATTTTGCGCGAATACAAGCTGGAGCTGGCCAACAAAACGAATCAATTGCGGGCAATGCAGGCGCAGATTAACCCTCATTTCCTGAACAATACGCTGCAAATTATCGGCACGCTGGCGCTGGAACTGAAGATGCCGCGAATCTATGCGCTGCTGTCGGCCCTTGCGAAGATGATGCACTACAGCATGCATTTCGAGGATAAAAACGTAACCCTGCGGGAGGAGCTGGAACATGTCAAAGCCTATATCGAACTGCAGAAGGAACGTTTTGAAAGCCGCTTTCAGTTCCAATATGATGTGGATGATTCGCTGCTTGATCTTCCCATGCCGAAAATGATTCTGCAGCCGGTTATCGAGAACTATTTTAAACACGGTCTAGACCGTACGGCTTCGGACGGGGAACTGACGCTGGCCGCAAGGAGGCTGGGCGAAGGTCAGGTCGAGATCGTCGTTCGGAACAATGGAGCGCAAATTCCGGAAGGCAGACTGCAGCAGCTGCAGCAGAAGCTGAGCGATTTATCGGCCGACAGAATCCATCATCCCGTGGATGAGGGCGATGAGGCAAGCCGCCCTTCAATTGGTCTAGCCAACGTTCTGGCCCGGCTGCAGCTTGTCAATCGAGACAGCGCCGCCCTGACGATCAGCAATCTTGATCCGGTCGGTGTACAAATTACCCTGATTATTCCTGATCAGAACAGAAGCGGAGCGTGATAAAAGATGAGAGCACTAATTGTTGACGATGAAGCCAGAGTCCGTAAAGCTGTCCGTCTTCTCGTGGATTGGGATGCCCACGGCATCGATGAAATTATGGAAGCGGGGAGCGGCAACGAAGCGATGGAGCTCATCCGCGAGTCCAAGCCCGGACTCGTTATCATGGATATGATGATGGCCTCCGGTCACGGCATGGAGCTGATGGAATGGATCAGCGAATTTGCCGGCAGCATTAAATTCATCGTCGTCAGCGGGCATAATGATTTCGATTTCGTCCGCAACACCGTCCGCCACGGCGGAATCGACTATATCCTTAAACCGATTGACGCGGAAGCCATCAATGCCGCGGTTCATAAGGCGGTGACGGAATGGCGCGAAGAGGAACGGGAACGGATCGATATGCAGCGGCAAAATATCCAGTTGAATGAATTCAAACCGGTTTACGGGGAGAAACTGCTCTCCTCTCTCATTGATGACCAAAACGCCGCGGAGGCTTCCATTCGCCGTCTGCGCAATGAGGGCGCCGTTCCGATGGAGGCCGATACCGTGCAGCTAGCGCTGCTGCAGCTGGATGCCAGCGACGCGCTGCTCATCCAGCGGTTCGGCAATGACAGCGAATTGATGCATTTTGCCATCATTAATATTTGCAATGAGTTCCTGGCCAAGGAGCGCACCGGTATCGCCTTTAAATATTGGGGGGCTCCTTGGGAAATCATTATTCTGACCTGGGAGCCAGCTGGCGACATCCAGAAGCTGATTTCCCGCATCAACGAAGGATTGCTCCATACTTTGCAGCGGAGAATGCATTTTGGGATCGGCCCGGCCGGCCTGCTCCCGGACAGCCTTCCGGCGCAATATGCTGAAGCTAAATCGGCGCTGGCCAGGCGGAACCTGCTGCGGAGCGATGCCTATGTGCATTCGCTAGGAGCAGGAAGCGAGGACCCGGCGGAAAGGCACGGCCAGTTCACCTTCAGCTCGGTTAGAGAGGAATGGAAGATGGCTGTCCTAAGCGGAAACGACGGGCAAATTTCCGCCGCCGCCCAGAAATGGACCGGTGAGCTTGGCCGAATCGGAGTCGTTACGCCAGAGCAGCTTCAGCACTGGACATCCGCCGCCATCCAGTTTCGCGCCCAGCTTCTGCGGGAGACATTGGGCGATGCCGCCGGGAATGCCCTGGCTGCGCTGGAGCAGAGCGACCGGCAGAATCAGCCTCCCTTCCCGGGCAGTTATGCTTTTACGCTGTACGCCTGGCGGGACTGGTCTTATGGCCTAATGACCGAGCTGGCCCGGGCAATCAACGAACGGCAAGCCAAAGATAAGCGGACGATCGACGACATCGTCAAATACGTCGAGCAGCATTACATGGACGACTTGTCCCTGCTTGACATTGCCAGCGCTTTTTTTGTCAGCCGGGAGTATATTTCACGCAAGTTCAAACAGGAGTTCGGCATTAATTTCTCCGACTATCTGGCCACTTACCGGATCGCTAAAGCGAAGCAGCTCATGCACAACCCCCATTTGAAAATTGTGCAGGTTGCCGAGATGGTCGGCTTTCGCGATGTTAAGTATTTCAGCAAAGTGTTTAAGAAGCAGGAAGGCTTGACTCCGAAGGATTATCGAAGCAAGCTGGAGGTCTAAGGCGAGCCAGTACGTGCAATAATATTTTCCTGCATCAATTTGAGGGAAATGTAATGTAAACTCGGGGGAAAATATTATAAAGCGAACCACGCAGCAAAGAAGATTCATAATTTCGAAGAAACGGGAAACTTTCTAATAG from Paenibacillus woosongensis includes the following:
- a CDS encoding carbohydrate ABC transporter permease → MQKRYSGRLFATEIIMVIVALLFLSPFYFLLVNSVKTFGEIMSNSASWPTAFQWSNFTKAWELTRFPQAFTNSLVITVISVVILALLSAMGAYRMVRANTLFNRLLFFLFIAAMVIPFQSIMIPLMRIVNELGVNNSKLGLIITYLGLGAPMSLFLFHGFVKSIPLEIEEAATVDGCTSIGVFFRMVLPMLRPMIMTVVVLNCLWIWNDYLLPSLILQRPHMRTIPLATFSFFGEYTKQWDIALPALVLGITPIIAFFLMLQRYIVEGIAAGSVKG
- a CDS encoding carbohydrate ABC transporter permease, with protein sequence MSKRRLSGWGLQLFFVGPVLLFFTVIMVIPFFLGMYYSLTDWNGVAGTVNWVGLANFKTIFTNDPDFWSSFWFTTRFTLVGIVLTNVVGFFLAYFLTKALKLRNILRTIFFMPNVIGGLLLGFIWQFIFIKGFSTMYDVTGWSFFGLPWLGDSVTGFWGITIVFIWQTAGYLMVVYISSLTNVPTEIMEAAEIDGANRWQMLRSIIVPLIMPAVTICLFLAISWAFKMFDLNLSLTKGGPFKSTESVAMNVYAEAFQNNRYGLGTAKAMLFFVIVAIITIVQVALTKKKEVEA
- a CDS encoding sensor histidine kinase — translated: MKWNSIRAKLIIFLLLATVIPIVTTMFVTYSYTAHSLRTRVAEEDTKLLYQGGRHIVNLVEDLNRSSSNVFSISNQLKAGYEDVQSDSRVYAVLSNIATSVPDIFQVYLYENGNRKATLVTLNTPQRNYNTDVYTDVLTEDRPTVWVQTSHMSHTYGLKALQPRYPSRPVFTLHRRIENVPSSEVIGYLSIDVSLTALTDIVDQLYNKEREKIFIVDENGDLIYTDEQSMLGEPLQESWYSEVISASGRTSGNFEQDGSLFIYNRMAGKGMNWTIVKQIPVSYLVREANHAAGINLLLLAVSLIVIAAATIIISVRITAPIKQLGKYMNQIQSGNLNVDIQPASNDEIGAVMLRFRSMMDTLNNLILREYKLELANKTNQLRAMQAQINPHFLNNTLQIIGTLALELKMPRIYALLSALAKMMHYSMHFEDKNVTLREELEHVKAYIELQKERFESRFQFQYDVDDSLLDLPMPKMILQPVIENYFKHGLDRTASDGELTLAARRLGEGQVEIVVRNNGAQIPEGRLQQLQQKLSDLSADRIHHPVDEGDEASRPSIGLANVLARLQLVNRDSAALTISNLDPVGVQITLIIPDQNRSGA
- a CDS encoding response regulator transcription factor, with protein sequence MRALIVDDEARVRKAVRLLVDWDAHGIDEIMEAGSGNEAMELIRESKPGLVIMDMMMASGHGMELMEWISEFAGSIKFIVVSGHNDFDFVRNTVRHGGIDYILKPIDAEAINAAVHKAVTEWREEERERIDMQRQNIQLNEFKPVYGEKLLSSLIDDQNAAEASIRRLRNEGAVPMEADTVQLALLQLDASDALLIQRFGNDSELMHFAIINICNEFLAKERTGIAFKYWGAPWEIIILTWEPAGDIQKLISRINEGLLHTLQRRMHFGIGPAGLLPDSLPAQYAEAKSALARRNLLRSDAYVHSLGAGSEDPAERHGQFTFSSVREEWKMAVLSGNDGQISAAAQKWTGELGRIGVVTPEQLQHWTSAAIQFRAQLLRETLGDAAGNALAALEQSDRQNQPPFPGSYAFTLYAWRDWSYGLMTELARAINERQAKDKRTIDDIVKYVEQHYMDDLSLLDIASAFFVSREYISRKFKQEFGINFSDYLATYRIAKAKQLMHNPHLKIVQVAEMVGFRDVKYFSKVFKKQEGLTPKDYRSKLEV